The DNA sequence CGCCCGAGCGGCAGACCTACCTGGCATTCACTCGCCCCTACCTGGACTTCCCGATCGTCATCCTGGCCCACAAGGGTGGCCCCCAGCCGCGCAACCTCAAGGAGCTCTACGGGCTGAAGATCGCCGTGGTGGAAAATTATGCGCCTCATGAACTGCTGCGCACCCACCACCCCGACCTCAATCTGGTCGCCCTGCCGAACCTCAGCTCGGCCTTGCAGGACCTGGCCACGGATAAAGTCGATGCCGTAGTCGGCGATCTCGCCTCGAGCGTCTGGAGCCTGCGCCAGCTCAAGCTCGAAGGCTTGTACGTCAGCGGTGAAACGCCTTATCGCTATCAACTGGCGATGGCGGTACCGCAAAATCAAAAGATCCTGGTTGGCATTCTCGACAAGGTCCTTGGCGAAATAACACCCAGCGAAACCAGCAATATCCAGGAACGCTGGCTCGGCAAGGTGCTTGACCAGCGTACGCTCTGGTATGACGCACTGATCTATGGCCTGCCCGGCCTGTTCGTGCTGGTCGTCATATTGGCGGGGGTGATTCGCATCAACCGCCGCCTCAGCTCGGAAATCTCCCGGCGCATCGCCCTGGAGCAGGAACTGCGCAGTAGCGAGTACCACTACCGCAGCCTGATCGAGAGCCTGTCGGCCATCGCCTGGGAGGCCAACGCCAACGATTTCACCTACACGTACGTTTCACCCCATGCTGAAGACCTGCTGGGTTATCCGCTGAGCCAATGGCTCAGGCCGGGCTTCTGGGCCAGCATCCTGCACCCCGACGACGCCTATTGGGCCCAGGCCTTCTGCGATGCCGAAACGGCGGTTGGACGCGACCACAGCCTCGATTACCGAGTCATCACCGCCGAGGGACGCTGCCTCTGGGTGCGCGACATCGTCAGCCTGATCGAACCGGGCCATGCCCCGGTCATGCGTGGGCTGATGATCGATATCAGTGAAACCAAGAAAATCGAAGAAGCATTGCGCCTCTCCGAACAGAAGTTCGCCTCGGTCTTCAAGCAATGCCCGGACATCCTGGTGATTGCGCGCCTCAGCGACGGTTGCCTGCTGGAGGTCAACAAAGCCTTCGAGGAACAGATCGGCATGAGCGCCGCCGAGGTCATTGGCAAATCCGCCATCGATCTGGAAATCTGGGGCATCGAGGGCATCGAGGGCATCGGCCCTGGCCTGCTGCAGCGCCTGCAGGCCGGCAGCATCCGCAACCTGGAGATGCCCTTTCGCCGCAGTAACAGCCAGGTGTTCACTGGCCTCATCTCGGCCGAGCCCTTCAAGCTCGATACCACGCCGGCCGTGGTTGTGGTGGTGCGCGACATCAGCCAACTCAAGGAAACCCAGCAACAGCTACAGATCTCCGAAGAGAAGTTCGCCAAGGCCTTCCACGCCTCGCCCGACGGCCTCCTGCTGTCACGCCAGAGTGATGGCCTGCTGATCGAAGTGAACGAAGGCTTCAGTCGCCTGACCGGTTACAACAGCATCGTCTCGATCGACCACTCGACGCTCGACCTGGGCATCTGGGTCGATCTCAACGAGCGCAAGCGGCTGCTCGACATCCTTGAAAGAGACGGCTTCGTACGGGACTTCAGCTGCCACATCCGTCGCATCGATGGCGAGGTCCGCCTGTGCGAGCTCTCCGCCCGCCCTCTGCCGATCGGCGGCGTCAACTGCATGCTGACCATTGCCCGTGATATTACCGAACGTCATTTGATGCAGGAGAAGTTGCAACTGGCCGCCACCGTATTCGAAAGCACGGCCGAGGGCGTGTTGATTACCGATATCGAGCAACGCATCACTGCGGTCAATCGCGCCTTTACCGAGATCACCGGTTACAGCGAAATCGAAGCGCTGGGGCAAACCCCGCGCTTGCTCGCTTCAGGCCAGCACGACAGCGCGTTCTACATCGCCCTGTGGCATCAACTGACCGCAGAAGGTCACTGGCAGGGCGAAATCTACAACCGGCGCAAAAATGGCGAGCTGTACCCCAGCTGGTTGACGATCAGTGCCGTACGCAACAACGAGCGGAGCGTCACCCATTTCGTGGCCGTGTTCGCCGATATTTCCAGCCTCAAGCATG is a window from the Pseudomonas sp. LS1212 genome containing:
- a CDS encoding bifunctional diguanylate cyclase/phosphodiesterase, which gives rise to MPRLPALLLLSVLAWTAAADALTLTDEEQAWLSAHPQLRLGVDASWPPFEYRDQEGHYQGLAADYIALIKDRLGVSVQPIEPVSWTAVLEQAKQGKLDLLPGIMSTPERQTYLAFTRPYLDFPIVILAHKGGPQPRNLKELYGLKIAVVENYAPHELLRTHHPDLNLVALPNLSSALQDLATDKVDAVVGDLASSVWSLRQLKLEGLYVSGETPYRYQLAMAVPQNQKILVGILDKVLGEITPSETSNIQERWLGKVLDQRTLWYDALIYGLPGLFVLVVILAGVIRINRRLSSEISRRIALEQELRSSEYHYRSLIESLSAIAWEANANDFTYTYVSPHAEDLLGYPLSQWLRPGFWASILHPDDAYWAQAFCDAETAVGRDHSLDYRVITAEGRCLWVRDIVSLIEPGHAPVMRGLMIDISETKKIEEALRLSEQKFASVFKQCPDILVIARLSDGCLLEVNKAFEEQIGMSAAEVIGKSAIDLEIWGIEGIEGIGPGLLQRLQAGSIRNLEMPFRRSNSQVFTGLISAEPFKLDTTPAVVVVVRDISQLKETQQQLQISEEKFAKAFHASPDGLLLSRQSDGLLIEVNEGFSRLTGYNSIVSIDHSTLDLGIWVDLNERKRLLDILERDGFVRDFSCHIRRIDGEVRLCELSARPLPIGGVNCMLTIARDITERHLMQEKLQLAATVFESTAEGVLITDIEQRITAVNRAFTEITGYSEIEALGQTPRLLASGQHDSAFYIALWHQLTAEGHWQGEIYNRRKNGELYPSWLTISAVRNNERSVTHFVAVFADISSLKHAQAKLDYQAHHDPLTGLPNRTLFESRLQSALTCPQDSSSQGAVLFLDLDRFKHINDSLGHPVGDLLLKGIAHRLKEQVRDIDTVARLGGDEFIILLPGLQQASDAENIANKLLACFSAPFQAGEHEFFTSASIGTSLYPQDGTDVASLIKNADAAMYCSKAKGRNRVESYTRDLTAQASERVALEHELRRAIERNELSLCFQPKFSLKSQSLVGAEALIRWNNPTFGDVPREHFISLAEENGMILQLGDWVLEHACQQMREWNKSCKIFGPLSVNLAGAQLRQPNLVKRIDQLLKFYHLKPGYLQLEITENFIMSQAEEALAVLHQLKRLGVQLAIDDFGTGYSSLSYLKRLPLDILKIDQSFVRGLPDDPHDAAIVRAIIALGRSMQLTVIAEGVENQAQQKFLAAEGCEQIQGYIVSLPLTPSEFAATFLRASLSDLSDSTVEKPSL